Proteins found in one Zea mays cultivar B73 chromosome 1, Zm-B73-REFERENCE-NAM-5.0, whole genome shotgun sequence genomic segment:
- the LOC103644703 gene encoding 2,3-bisphosphoglycerate-dependent phosphoglycerate mutase — MAGAISHHALAFSQSHWCSAKNSRFGKRTGNARLVYLKGRCGSGSRKLGLMWASSSQSSVMEPTHLPSDGNSSHTPKKSSESALILIWHGESLWNEKNLFPGCIDVPLTPKGVEEAIEAGKRICNIPIDVIYTSSLICAQMTAMLAMMQHRRKKILVITHNESEQAHRWSQIYSEETMKQSIPVITAWQLNERMYGELQGLNKQETVDRFGKEQVHEWRRSYDIPPPNGESLEKCAERAVAYFKDQIIPQLVAGKHVMVAAHGNSLRSIIMHLDKLTSQKVISLELSTGIPMLYIFKEGKFIRRGTPVGPSEASVYAYTRSKYRRGLEGLKSSPYSKLNKKITLTPPIPSGIVAPKLALRAAGPSPT, encoded by the exons ATGGCTGGGGCTATCTCTCACCATGCGCTAGCATTTTCACAATCCCACTGGTGCAGTGCGAAGAACTCTAGATTCGGAAAGAGGACGGGCAATGCTCGCCTGGTTTATCTAAAAGGAAGATGTGGTTCAGGCAGCAGAAAACTGGGTTTGATGTGGGCCTCGAGCTCGCAGTCTTCTGTCATGGAGCCGACGCACCTACCATCTGATGGCAACAGCAGCCACACCCCAAAAAAATCAA GTGAAAGCGCTCTTATATTGATTTGGCATGGTGAATCCCTGTGGAACGAGAAAAATCTATTTCCTGGCTGCATCGATGTACCCCTGACACCGAAGGGTGTTGAGGAGGCCATTGAGGCAGGTAAAAGGATATGCAATATCCCAATCGATGTGATATATACTTCATCACTGATTTGTGCTCAGATGACCGCAATGCTTGCCATGATGCAGCATCGACGCAAGAAG ATCCTAGTTATCACGCATAATGAGAGTGAACAAGCTCACAGGTGGAGTCAGATATACAGTGAGGAGACAATGAAACAGTCCATTCCTGTCATCACAGCTTGGCAATTGAATGAACGGAT GTATGGTGAGCTACAAGGCCTTAACAAGCAAGAAACTGTAGATCGATTTGGCAAAGAACAAGTTCATGAGTGGCGCCGCAGTTATGATATTCCTCCGCCAAATGGAGAAAGTCTAGAGAAGTGTGCTGAGAGAGCTGTTGCTTATTTCAAAGATCAG ATTATTCCACAACTTGTGGCTGGAAAACATGTGATGGTTGCTGCACATGGGAATTCACTTCGTTCAATTATAATGCATCTGGACAAATTAACTTCTCAGAAG GTAATAAGCCTTGAGCTGTCTACTGGCATTCCCATGCTTTACATATTCAAAGAGGGAAAGTTTATTCGACGTGGGACTCCAGTAGGACCTTCGGAGGCCAGTGTTTATGCTTATACCAGG tctAAATACCGAAGGGGATTGGAGGGACTAAAATCCTCtccttattcaaaattgaataagaaAATAACTTTAACCCCTCCAATCCCCTCCGGTATCGTGGCTCCCAAACTAGCGCTAAGAGCTGCAGGGCCCTCCCCTACATAG